One genomic segment of Candidatus Fusobacterium pullicola includes these proteins:
- the lpxC gene encoding UDP-3-O-acyl-N-acetylglucosamine deacetylase, which produces MKRKTIAKEIEYIGIGLHKGENIKMRLLPSENGIIFKRVDLEEGKNEITLDIANTFDLTRGTNLQNEYGAKVHTIEHFLSALYALDITDLTVELDGNELPICDGSAKIFIDIFEEAGLRELDMDIEPLVVKEPIYLTIGEKNIVALPYDGYKLTYAIRFEHSFLKSQLAEFEVNLENYKKEIASARTFGFDYEIEYLKKNNLALGGTLDNAIVVKKDGVLNPDGLRFEDEFVRHKMLDIIGDLKILNRPIKAHIIAIKAGHALDIEFAKLLKNM; this is translated from the coding sequence ATGAAAAGAAAAACTATAGCTAAAGAGATTGAATATATCGGAATTGGACTTCATAAAGGTGAAAATATAAAAATGAGATTACTTCCTAGTGAAAATGGAATAATCTTTAAAAGAGTTGATTTAGAAGAGGGAAAAAATGAGATTACACTAGATATAGCTAATACTTTTGATTTAACTCGTGGTACTAATTTACAGAATGAGTATGGGGCAAAAGTACATACAATAGAACATTTTTTATCTGCTCTTTATGCTTTAGATATCACTGACTTAACAGTTGAGCTAGATGGTAATGAGCTTCCTATCTGTGATGGAAGTGCAAAAATATTTATTGATATTTTTGAAGAAGCTGGATTAAGAGAGTTAGATATGGATATTGAGCCTTTAGTAGTGAAAGAGCCTATTTACTTAACAATAGGAGAAAAAAATATTGTAGCTCTTCCCTATGATGGCTATAAACTGACTTATGCTATAAGATTTGAACACTCATTTTTAAAATCACAACTAGCAGAATTTGAAGTAAATTTAGAAAATTATAAAAAAGAGATTGCTTCTGCAAGGACTTTTGGATTTGATTATGAGATTGAATACTTAAAGAAAAATAATCTTGCTTTAGGTGGAACTCTTGACAATGCTATTGTAGTAAAAAAAGATGGTGTTTTAAACCCAGATGGTCTCAGATTTGAAGATGAGTTTGTAAGACATAAAATGCTTGATATAATAGGTGATTTAAAAATATTAAATAGACCAATAAAAGCACATATCATAGCTATAAAAGCTGGACATGCTTTAGATATAGAGTTTGCAAAATTATTAAAAAACATGTAA
- the fabZ gene encoding 3-hydroxyacyl-ACP dehydratase FabZ — MLNTLEIMERIPHRYPFLLVDRIIEVNKEEQKIRGLKNVTINEEFFNGHFPGHPIMPGVLIVEGMAQCLGVLVMEGLEGKVPYFVGVESAKFKSPIRPGDQIIYEVEVEKIKRNFVKAHGKALVDGNVACEASFTFCIADK, encoded by the coding sequence ATGTTAAATACTTTAGAAATAATGGAAAGAATACCACATAGATATCCATTTTTATTAGTGGATAGAATCATTGAGGTAAATAAAGAGGAGCAAAAAATAAGAGGTCTTAAAAATGTTACTATAAATGAAGAGTTCTTTAATGGACACTTCCCTGGACACCCAATTATGCCAGGAGTATTAATAGTAGAGGGAATGGCTCAATGTTTAGGTGTACTTGTTATGGAAGGACTTGAAGGAAAAGTTCCTTACTTTGTTGGAGTAGAAAGTGCTAAGTTTAAAAGCCCTATAAGACCTGGAGACCAAATAATATATGAAGTTGAAGTAGAAAAAATCAAAAGAAACTTTGTAAAAGCTCATGGAAAAGCTTTAGTAGATGGAAATGTTGCTTGTGAAGCAAGCTTTACTTTCTGTATAGCAGATAAATAA
- the lpxA gene encoding acyl-ACP--UDP-N-acetylglucosamine O-acyltransferase — MIDIHNTAIIEEGAIIEDGVKIGPYCIIGKDVKIGKNTTIQSHVVIEGITEIGENNTIYSFASIGKASQDLKYKGEPTKTIIGNNNTIREFVTIHRGTDHRWETRIGNGNLIMSYVHVAHDVIIGDGCIFSNNATLAGHVVVDSYAIVGGLTPVHQFCRIGSYSMTGGASAVNQDICPFILAEGNKAIPRGLNSVGLRRRGFTDEEISRLKKAYKIVFRSGLSLKDALAQIEAEIELDKNVSYFVDFIKNSDRGIAR, encoded by the coding sequence ATGATAGATATTCATAATACTGCTATAATTGAAGAGGGTGCTATCATAGAAGATGGAGTTAAAATAGGTCCATACTGTATAATTGGTAAGGATGTAAAAATTGGAAAAAATACTACAATTCAATCTCATGTTGTAATAGAGGGTATTACTGAAATTGGAGAAAACAATACTATTTACTCTTTTGCTTCTATTGGAAAAGCATCTCAAGATTTAAAATATAAAGGTGAACCAACTAAAACTATTATTGGAAATAATAATACAATCAGAGAGTTTGTTACTATTCATAGAGGTACTGATCATAGATGGGAAACAAGAATAGGAAATGGAAATCTTATTATGTCTTATGTTCATGTAGCTCATGATGTTATCATAGGAGATGGTTGTATCTTTTCAAATAATGCTACATTAGCTGGACACGTAGTAGTTGATAGTTACGCAATAGTTGGTGGACTAACTCCTGTACACCAATTCTGTAGAATAGGTTCGTATTCTATGACTGGAGGAGCTAGTGCTGTAAACCAAGATATCTGTCCTTTTATACTAGCTGAAGGAAATAAAGCTATTCCTAGAGGACTTAATAGTGTTGGACTTAGAAGAAGAGGTTTTACAGATGAAGAGATAAGCAGACTTAAAAAAGCTTATAAAATAGTTTTTAGAAGTGGATTATCCCTAAAAGATGCCTTAGCACAGATTGAGGCTGAAATAGAACTTGATAAAAATGTATCATACTTTGTAGACTTTATAAAAAATAGTGATAGAGGTATAGCTAGATAA
- the lpxI gene encoding UDP-2,3-diacylglucosamine diphosphatase LpxI (LpxI, functionally equivalent to LpxH, replaces it in LPS biosynthesis in a minority of bacteria.), which translates to MKKIGIIVGNGKLPLYFLEEAEKQNIEVFPLGLFDTIDDKIKAHKNFIAFNIGEVGSIVKYFLLNSITEIVMLGKVEKDIIFKNIKFDRYGEELLKRLPDRKDETLLFAVIAFFRLNGIKVLPQNHLLKNFMFQQECYTNIKPSEEDKKTIKIGIEAAKALSEVDAGQTVVCKDSSVVALEGIEGTDKTIKRAGELAGKGCIIVKMSRPQQDMRVDIPAVGIETIKRAIEIGAKGIVGEAGRMLFLNRDEAIKLAEENSLFILGIKV; encoded by the coding sequence ATGAAAAAAATAGGTATAATAGTTGGTAATGGAAAATTACCCCTCTATTTTCTTGAAGAGGCTGAAAAACAAAATATAGAAGTTTTTCCCTTAGGACTATTTGATACTATAGATGATAAAATAAAAGCTCATAAAAATTTTATAGCTTTTAATATTGGAGAGGTAGGAAGTATTGTTAAATACTTCCTTCTCAATAGTATTACAGAGATAGTTATGTTGGGAAAGGTAGAAAAAGATATAATATTTAAAAATATAAAATTTGATAGATATGGAGAGGAACTTCTGAAAAGATTACCAGATAGAAAAGATGAAACTCTCCTTTTTGCAGTTATAGCATTTTTTAGATTAAATGGAATAAAGGTTCTTCCTCAAAATCATTTACTAAAAAATTTTATGTTTCAACAGGAGTGTTATACAAATATTAAACCTAGTGAAGAGGATAAAAAGACTATAAAAATAGGTATAGAAGCTGCTAAGGCTCTAAGTGAAGTAGATGCTGGACAAACTGTTGTTTGTAAAGACTCATCTGTTGTTGCATTAGAAGGAATTGAAGGAACTGATAAAACAATAAAAAGAGCTGGAGAGCTTGCTGGTAAAGGTTGTATCATTGTAAAAATGTCTAGACCTCAACAGGATATGAGAGTTGATATACCAGCTGTAGGAATAGAAACAATAAAAAGAGCTATAGAGATAGGAGCTAAAGGAATTGTTGGAGAAGCAGGTAGAATGCTTTTTCTAAATAGAGATGAAGCTATAAAATTAGCAGAAGAAAACTCTCTATTTATCCTTGGAATAAAAGTTTGA
- the lpxB gene encoding lipid-A-disaccharide synthase — protein MKFFVSTGEVSGDLHLSYLVEAINKKYKDVKFYGVAGKHSKSAGVEVIQDINELAIMGFTEVLKKYSFLKKKANEYIDFIKKENIKKVILVDYGGFNLKFLELLKKEIPNIEVFYYIPPKLWIWGEKRIKKLVKADHIMVIFPWEVEFYKKHGVDAIYFGNPFVDKYIVEKREEEYILLLPGSRKQEIKTLLPIMLELVKESKESKFLLKLSSEEHLKWISENLCEYPNLYLEFEKKLPECVKNSKVAIAASGTVTLELALMGLPTIVIYKTGFINAFIARHILKIGFVSLPNLTLDREVFPELLQERCNVEEIKKYLIKLDKERERIDRDIQEVRDKLSGKNVVESYGDFLVKGER, from the coding sequence ATGAAATTTTTTGTATCAACTGGAGAGGTTTCTGGAGACTTACATCTTTCCTACTTAGTAGAAGCTATTAATAAAAAATATAAAGATGTTAAGTTTTATGGAGTTGCAGGTAAACATAGTAAAAGTGCTGGAGTAGAAGTTATCCAAGATATTAATGAACTTGCAATTATGGGATTTACTGAAGTGTTGAAAAAATATAGTTTTCTTAAAAAGAAAGCTAATGAGTATATAGATTTTATAAAAAAAGAGAATATAAAAAAGGTTATTCTTGTTGATTATGGTGGATTTAATTTAAAGTTTTTAGAACTTTTAAAAAAAGAGATACCAAATATTGAAGTTTTTTACTATATTCCTCCTAAATTATGGATTTGGGGAGAAAAAAGAATAAAAAAATTAGTCAAAGCTGACCATATTATGGTTATCTTTCCTTGGGAAGTTGAATTTTATAAAAAACATGGAGTAGATGCAATATATTTTGGTAATCCCTTTGTGGATAAATATATTGTAGAAAAAAGAGAGGAAGAGTATATACTCCTTTTACCTGGAAGTAGAAAACAAGAGATAAAAACTCTTCTTCCAATTATGTTAGAATTAGTTAAAGAGAGTAAAGAAAGTAAGTTCTTACTAAAACTTTCTAGTGAAGAGCATTTAAAGTGGATATCTGAAAATCTATGTGAATATCCTAATCTCTATTTAGAGTTTGAAAAAAAGCTTCCAGAGTGTGTTAAAAACTCCAAAGTTGCAATAGCTGCTTCTGGAACTGTAACTTTAGAGTTAGCTCTTATGGGACTTCCTACAATAGTGATATATAAAACTGGATTTATCAATGCTTTTATCGCTAGACATATTTTAAAAATTGGTTTTGTTTCTCTTCCAAATCTTACTTTGGATAGAGAGGTATTTCCAGAACTTCTACAAGAGAGATGTAATGTAGAGGAGATAAAAAAATATCTTATTAAATTGGATAAAGAGAGAGAAAGAATAGATAGAGATATTCAAGAGGTAAGAGATAAACTTTCAGGAAAAAATGTGGTAGAAAGTTATGGAGACTTTCTTGTAAAAGGAGAGAGATGA
- a CDS encoding ABC transporter ATP-binding protein/permease, whose translation MKLNIFKNKSLNTFLKYSFKYKWAMVAVILMSILTSTMGAVPAWLSKYLIDDVLVKKDPKMMVIVISAIFLSTVVKVISAYYASISSNYVTETIKRDIKIDVFNHLQKLPISYFRKNKLGDIMARLSGDSSTLGRIGFMLFDMLKEFITVVALIFRMFQVDWLLALISLTVMPLIISTVKKYTKKIRKSGRIRQDTSGAVTAFIQESLSGIFVIKAFNNSDMIIDRFKEISMDEFQKSYKSTKIKAKVSPINEVITTLMVVLVAAYGGYQIVVTKTMSPGDLISFVTAMGLMSQPLKRLISKNNDVQEAIPSADRVIEILDIPVEVDHCEPEEELGGKIQNINFKNVSFTYSDGKSNALKNINLDIEAGEVVAFVGKSGSGKTTIVNLIPRFFEATEGKLLINGKDIKNISLKKYRDLIGIVPQESFLFSGTIAENISFGKENVTIDDIIKAAKMANAYEFIKNLPEGFETEVGERGVMLSGGQRQRIAIARALIQNPEILILDEATSALDTESERLVQDALDRLMVNRTTFVIAHRLSTIINADKIVVMENGKIKEVGRHQELLDKNGLYKHFYDIQFGKEVKQRDEMKI comes from the coding sequence ATGAAACTAAATATATTTAAAAATAAATCATTAAATACATTCTTAAAATATAGTTTTAAATATAAATGGGCTATGGTTGCAGTAATACTTATGTCCATATTAACTTCAACAATGGGAGCTGTACCAGCATGGCTTAGTAAGTATCTCATTGATGATGTACTTGTAAAAAAAGATCCCAAAATGATGGTTATTGTAATATCAGCTATCTTTTTATCTACAGTTGTAAAGGTGATCTCAGCTTACTATGCTAGTATTTCATCAAACTATGTAACTGAAACAATAAAAAGAGATATCAAAATTGATGTTTTTAATCATCTACAAAAACTTCCTATCTCATATTTTAGAAAAAATAAATTAGGAGATATTATGGCTAGACTTTCTGGAGATTCTTCTACATTGGGAAGAATAGGGTTTATGCTATTTGATATGTTAAAAGAGTTCATCACTGTTGTAGCTCTTATTTTTAGAATGTTTCAAGTTGATTGGTTGTTAGCATTAATATCTTTAACAGTTATGCCACTTATTATTTCAACGGTGAAGAAATATACTAAGAAAATTAGAAAATCTGGTAGAATCAGACAGGATACATCAGGAGCAGTAACTGCTTTTATTCAAGAGAGTTTATCTGGTATTTTTGTAATTAAAGCTTTCAATAATAGTGATATGATTATTGATAGATTCAAAGAGATTAGTATGGATGAATTTCAAAAGTCTTATAAAAGTACAAAGATTAAAGCCAAGGTATCACCTATAAACGAAGTTATAACTACTCTTATGGTAGTTTTAGTAGCTGCTTATGGTGGTTATCAAATCGTTGTTACAAAAACTATGTCTCCTGGAGATTTGATATCCTTTGTAACTGCTATGGGGCTTATGAGCCAACCTTTAAAAAGATTGATTTCTAAAAATAATGATGTACAAGAAGCTATCCCTTCTGCTGATAGAGTTATTGAGATATTAGATATCCCAGTTGAAGTAGATCACTGTGAACCTGAAGAGGAGTTAGGTGGAAAAATACAAAATATTAATTTTAAAAATGTTTCATTTACTTATTCTGATGGTAAAAGTAACGCCTTAAAAAATATAAATTTAGATATTGAAGCTGGAGAAGTTGTTGCCTTTGTTGGAAAGAGTGGAAGTGGAAAAACTACTATTGTAAACCTTATTCCTAGATTTTTTGAAGCTACTGAAGGAAAACTTCTTATAAATGGAAAAGATATTAAGAATATATCTCTTAAAAAATATAGAGATTTAATTGGTATTGTACCTCAAGAAAGCTTCCTTTTCTCTGGAACAATTGCTGAAAATATATCTTTTGGTAAAGAAAATGTAACTATAGATGATATAATAAAAGCTGCTAAAATGGCAAATGCTTATGAATTTATAAAAAATTTACCTGAAGGATTTGAAACAGAAGTGGGAGAGAGAGGAGTTATGCTTTCAGGAGGACAAAGACAAAGAATTGCTATTGCTAGAGCATTGATACAAAATCCTGAAATATTAATCCTTGATGAAGCCACTTCAGCACTGGATACCGAATCAGAAAGATTGGTGCAAGATGCTCTTGATAGATTAATGGTTAATAGAACTACTTTTGTAATAGCTCACAGACTTTCTACTATCATTAATGCTGATAAGATTGTTGTTATGGAAAATGGTAAAATAAAAGAGGTTGGAAGACACCAAGAGCTATTGGATAAAAATGGTCTATATAAACATTTTTATGATATCCAATTTGGAAAAGAAGTAAAACAAAGAGATGAAATGAAGATATAG
- the rph gene encoding ribonuclease PH — protein MRTRKLREDGRDVDELRVLKATKDFNLYAEGSVLMECGNTKVICTATVSDKVPPFLKNQGKGWLTAEYSMIPRATGERNQRESAKGKLTGRTMEIQRLIGRTLRTAVDLEKLGERTITIDCDVIQADGGTRTTSITGGFIALALAMKKLVADGVLAENPIISNVAAISVGIVNGTPVLDLKYTEDSAAEVDMNVVMNGEGKFVEVQGTGEEATYTRKELNDMLDLAEKGLKEIMELQNRIIEG, from the coding sequence ATGAGGACAAGAAAACTTAGAGAAGATGGTAGAGATGTTGATGAACTTAGAGTTTTAAAAGCTACTAAAGATTTTAACCTATATGCTGAGGGATCTGTACTTATGGAATGTGGAAATACTAAAGTAATATGTACTGCTACTGTCAGTGATAAAGTTCCTCCTTTCTTAAAAAATCAAGGTAAAGGTTGGCTTACAGCTGAGTACTCTATGATACCTAGAGCAACTGGTGAAAGAAACCAAAGAGAATCTGCCAAGGGAAAATTAACTGGTAGAACTATGGAGATTCAAAGATTAATAGGAAGAACTTTAAGAACAGCTGTAGATTTAGAAAAACTAGGTGAAAGAACTATCACTATCGACTGTGATGTTATTCAAGCTGATGGTGGAACTAGAACTACTTCTATAACTGGTGGATTTATTGCCCTTGCCCTTGCTATGAAAAAACTTGTAGCTGATGGAGTGTTAGCAGAAAATCCAATCATCTCTAATGTTGCTGCTATAAGTGTTGGAATTGTAAATGGTACTCCTGTATTAGACCTTAAGTATACTGAAGATTCTGCTGCTGAAGTTGATATGAATGTTGTAATGAATGGTGAAGGAAAATTTGTTGAAGTACAGGGGACTGGTGAAGAAGCAACTTATACTAGAAAAGAGTTAAACGATATGCTCGATTTAGCTGAAAAAGGACTAAAAGAGATAATGGAGCTACAAAATAGAATAATTGAGGGATAA
- a CDS encoding XTP/dITP diphosphatase — MKIFLATGNKHKIDEIKAIFSNIENVEILSIKDGIEIPEVIEDGETFEANSAKKALEIAKFTGMITIADDSGLCVDALNGAPGVYSARYSGENATDESNNAKLMEVMKDEPNRKCHFVSVITLGKPDGRVYSFRGEIEGELLYEPKGKDGFGYDPYFYVAEYKKSLAEMPEIKNKISHRANALKKLEKELAKILAE, encoded by the coding sequence ATGAAAATATTTTTAGCTACTGGAAATAAACATAAAATTGATGAAATTAAAGCTATATTTAGTAATATTGAGAATGTAGAGATACTTTCTATAAAAGATGGAATTGAGATTCCAGAAGTTATAGAAGATGGTGAAACTTTTGAAGCTAACTCAGCTAAAAAAGCCTTAGAGATAGCAAAATTTACTGGAATGATAACTATAGCTGATGATTCTGGACTATGTGTAGATGCTCTTAATGGAGCTCCTGGGGTATATTCAGCTAGATACTCTGGAGAAAATGCTACTGATGAATCAAACAACGCTAAACTTATGGAAGTAATGAAAGATGAACCTAATAGAAAATGTCACTTTGTAAGTGTAATTACTCTTGGTAAGCCAGATGGAAGGGTATATTCTTTTAGAGGGGAGATTGAAGGAGAGTTGCTATATGAACCAAAAGGTAAAGATGGATTTGGTTATGACCCATATTTTTATGTAGCTGAGTATAAAAAATCTCTAGCTGAAATGCCAGAAATTAAAAATAAGATAAGTCATAGAGCTAATGCTTTAAAAAAATTAGAAAAAGAGTTAGCTAAAATTTTAGCGGAATAG
- a CDS encoding potassium-transporting ATPase subunit C, whose protein sequence is MENLKKGILITLVLFLITTIYTYMINGFAQVFFHESANGSIILKNGEGIGSKYIGQNFESDKYFHGRASILNYNTYSTLKEAQMIPSSGGSNLGGSNLEYNKNIKERIEKILSENPSIEIKDIPVDMVTASASGLDPHITTQGALIQVERVARVNRITKEEVINLVKKMEKNGIINVLELNLALENLIK, encoded by the coding sequence ATGGAAAATTTAAAAAAAGGGATACTTATAACATTAGTATTATTTTTAATAACAACTATTTATACCTATATGATAAATGGTTTTGCTCAAGTATTTTTCCATGAAAGTGCAAATGGAAGTATTATTTTAAAAAATGGAGAAGGGATAGGAAGTAAATATATAGGTCAAAATTTTGAAAGTGATAAATATTTCCATGGAAGAGCTTCAATTTTGAACTATAATACATATTCAACATTGAAAGAAGCTCAAATGATCCCAAGTTCTGGTGGAAGTAATTTAGGAGGAAGCAATTTGGAATATAATAAAAATATAAAGGAAAGAATAGAGAAGATATTATCTGAAAATCCAAGTATTGAAATAAAAGATATTCCAGTAGATATGGTTACAGCTTCAGCCTCTGGACTTGATCCACATATTACTACACAGGGAGCCTTAATTCAAGTTGAAAGAGTGGCTAGAGTAAATAGAATTACAAAAGAAGAGGTTATTAATCTAGTTAAAAAAATGGAGAAAAATGGAATAATAAATGTATTAGAACTTAATTTAGCTTTAGAAAATTTAATTAAATGA
- the kdpB gene encoding potassium-transporting ATPase subunit KdpB yields MSKQKSKSIDSTILKQAFIEAFRKLNPKILMKNPVIFIVEVGFFLTLLLSIKPDIFSEKEANLRLFNIIICLILFVTVLFANFAEAIAEGRGKAQADSLKKTRKSTVANLLKEDGTTVQVDASSLKKGDIVIVNTGEIIPNDGVVIEGIASVDESAITGESAPVVKEAGGDFSAVTGGTRVVSDKIKIEISVSAGESFLDKMINLVEGAERKKTPNEIALNTLLVGLTLIFLVVIVTLLPMGLYVGIHLPLSTLIALLVCLIPTTIGGLLSAIGIAGMDRVNKFNVIAMSGKAVENCGDINTIILDKTGTVTFGNRLASEFIPVEGVTSEEIMEYSVISSLKDLTPEGRSIVELGKRLGYIADESKYTKAEFLEFSAQTKTSGVNLEDGRKIRKGSGSSIKKFVENENGVIPRDLDEKVDRVSRLGGTPLVLAVDNRVLGVIYLKDTVKPGLKERFDNIRRMGIKTIMCTGDNALTAETIAKEAGIDEFVAECTPENKIEVIRREQEQGKLVAMTGDGTDDAPALAQADVGIAMNSGTIAAKEAANMVDLDSDPTKILEVVEIGKQLLITRGALTTFSIANDIAKYFAIIPAIFIIAIPQMEILNIMKLSSPTTAIISTLIFNAIIIPLLVPIALRGVAYKPMKAELMLLKNLAIYGIGGLIAPFIGIKLIDIIITPILRVLGV; encoded by the coding sequence ATGAGTAAACAAAAATCAAAAAGTATAGATAGTACTATTTTAAAGCAGGCATTTATAGAAGCTTTTAGAAAATTAAATCCCAAAATTCTTATGAAGAATCCAGTTATTTTTATAGTTGAAGTAGGTTTTTTCTTAACACTTCTTTTAAGTATAAAACCTGATATTTTTAGTGAGAAAGAAGCAAATTTAAGATTATTCAATATAATAATTTGTTTAATATTATTTGTAACAGTTCTTTTTGCTAATTTTGCCGAAGCAATAGCTGAGGGAAGAGGAAAAGCACAAGCAGACAGTTTAAAGAAAACAAGAAAGAGTACAGTTGCAAATCTGTTGAAAGAAGATGGAACAACTGTTCAAGTTGACGCAAGCTCATTAAAGAAAGGTGATATTGTAATTGTAAATACTGGAGAGATAATTCCAAATGACGGGGTTGTAATAGAGGGAATAGCTTCAGTAGATGAGTCGGCAATAACAGGTGAATCAGCACCAGTTGTTAAAGAGGCTGGAGGAGATTTTTCAGCAGTAACTGGAGGAACACGTGTAGTAAGTGATAAGATAAAAATAGAGATATCTGTTTCAGCTGGAGAATCATTTTTAGATAAGATGATTAACTTAGTAGAGGGAGCAGAGAGAAAGAAAACTCCAAATGAGATTGCGTTAAATACTTTATTAGTTGGCTTGACATTGATTTTTTTAGTTGTTATAGTTACTTTACTTCCAATGGGGCTTTATGTTGGTATACATCTTCCACTTTCTACTTTAATTGCTTTACTTGTGTGTTTAATACCTACAACAATAGGAGGTCTACTTTCAGCAATAGGAATAGCAGGAATGGATAGAGTTAATAAGTTTAATGTGATTGCTATGTCTGGAAAAGCTGTTGAAAATTGTGGAGATATTAATACTATAATTTTGGATAAAACAGGGACAGTTACATTTGGAAATAGATTGGCGAGTGAATTTATTCCAGTGGAAGGAGTAACTTCTGAGGAAATAATGGAGTACTCAGTTATTTCATCTTTAAAAGATTTAACTCCTGAAGGACGTTCAATAGTTGAATTAGGAAAGAGATTAGGGTATATTGCAGATGAAAGTAAATATACAAAAGCAGAATTTTTAGAGTTTTCTGCTCAAACAAAAACAAGTGGAGTTAATTTAGAAGATGGAAGAAAGATTAGAAAAGGTTCTGGTTCATCAATTAAAAAATTTGTAGAAAATGAAAATGGTGTAATACCAAGAGATTTAGATGAAAAAGTAGATAGAGTTTCTAGGTTAGGAGGAACACCATTAGTTTTAGCTGTGGATAATAGAGTTTTAGGAGTTATCTATTTAAAGGATACAGTAAAACCAGGATTAAAAGAGAGATTTGATAATATAAGAAGAATGGGAATAAAAACTATAATGTGTACAGGAGATAATGCTCTTACAGCTGAAACAATAGCTAAAGAGGCTGGAATTGATGAATTTGTTGCTGAATGTACACCAGAAAATAAGATAGAAGTAATTAGAAGGGAGCAGGAACAAGGAAAACTTGTAGCTATGACTGGAGATGGAACAGATGATGCTCCAGCTTTAGCCCAAGCTGATGTAGGAATAGCTATGAATAGTGGAACAATAGCAGCTAAAGAAGCAGCTAATATGGTAGACTTAGATTCAGACCCAACTAAAATTTTAGAGGTTGTAGAGATTGGAAAACAACTTTTAATAACTCGTGGAGCTTTAACAACATTTAGTATAGCTAATGATATTGCAAAATATTTTGCAATAATACCAGCAATATTTATAATTGCTATTCCTCAAATGGAGATTTTAAATATTATGAAACTATCATCACCAACAACTGCTATTATATCAACTTTGATATTTAATGCTATCATAATTCCATTACTTGTACCAATCGCCTTAAGAGGAGTAGCATATAAACCTATGAAGGCAGAATTAATGTTGCTTAAAAATCTAGCTATTTATGGAATTGGTGGATTAATAGCTCCATTTATAGGAATTAAATTAATAGATATAATTATTACTCCAATATTAAGAGTTCTAGGAGTATAG